The proteins below come from a single uncultured Dethiosulfovibrio sp. genomic window:
- the dxs gene encoding 1-deoxy-D-xylulose-5-phosphate synthase — protein MSLLENIEDFRQLKELNSNDLSVLCQDIRTLIADVIFRNGGHLASSLGTVELTVALLRNFNPLSDKIVFDVGHQTYPYKILTGRRDHFHTIRQFGGLSGFPKRNESPCDHFDVGHSSTSLSAALGYAKARDILKQDHHIVGVIGDGAIINGMAFEALNHLKDANTKVIYVLNDNAMSISPRVGGAATHFAHLSANPYYQKFKKAIKECCKSLPKGESIESFLGNAKDQIKSLVKPDNIFNSLDIDYWGPFDGHSIEEMDLIFNLAKSFDRSVVIHLITQKGRGVEAAENEPSKYHGIGVAFSKEAPKSLSWSQAFANKVERIAENDPRVVALTPAMKEGSALNSFASRYPDRFFDVGIAEEHMMTLSAGMAAGGLRPVAFIYSTFLQRAMDQLSHDVCIQSLPVLIAVDRAGMIGEDGETHQGLSDITWCRSIPNLVFQAPRDLVDLEIMIEEAMKRSGATAIRYPRGSVVQALCRDNLKKTGGIKAEVLYAPQGETLFMGIGKTVHFLNEARNEAIEKGFVDPGLVDLRTITPVDWDTIDPLMMKGYRILIAEDGYLTGGIGEAIAARATEIGASCSIELMGVSNMFLPHGTVNDQWNLCGMTIDKAVAFCGEKTERKTG, from the coding sequence ATGTCGTTATTGGAAAACATAGAGGATTTTAGGCAGCTCAAGGAGTTAAACTCCAACGATCTTTCGGTTCTGTGTCAGGACATAAGGACCTTGATAGCCGACGTTATCTTTCGTAACGGTGGCCATCTAGCGTCATCTTTAGGGACAGTCGAGCTTACCGTCGCTCTTTTGAGAAATTTTAACCCTTTAAGCGATAAGATCGTATTTGATGTCGGCCATCAAACCTACCCGTACAAAATTCTTACAGGTAGAAGGGATCATTTCCACACTATAAGGCAGTTCGGTGGACTGAGCGGTTTCCCTAAGAGAAACGAGAGCCCCTGCGATCACTTCGACGTTGGGCACAGCAGTACCTCTCTCTCCGCCGCTTTAGGTTACGCTAAAGCCAGGGATATCCTCAAACAGGATCACCATATAGTAGGAGTTATCGGGGATGGAGCAATAATAAATGGCATGGCCTTTGAAGCACTGAATCACCTTAAAGACGCTAACACAAAGGTTATTTATGTACTAAATGATAATGCTATGTCAATTAGCCCTAGGGTTGGAGGTGCGGCGACCCACTTTGCTCACCTTAGCGCAAACCCTTACTATCAAAAATTTAAAAAAGCAATTAAAGAATGCTGCAAGAGCCTGCCTAAAGGAGAGAGTATAGAGAGCTTTCTGGGAAACGCAAAGGACCAGATAAAGAGCCTCGTGAAGCCGGACAACATATTTAACTCTCTCGATATAGATTACTGGGGGCCTTTTGACGGTCATTCCATAGAGGAAATGGACCTTATATTTAACTTGGCTAAGAGTTTCGATAGATCTGTGGTAATACATCTCATAACTCAAAAAGGCAGAGGCGTAGAGGCTGCGGAAAACGAGCCGAGCAAATATCATGGAATAGGAGTGGCCTTCTCCAAGGAAGCACCTAAGTCACTCTCCTGGAGCCAGGCTTTTGCGAATAAAGTCGAGAGAATAGCGGAAAATGATCCTCGAGTGGTGGCTCTGACACCTGCTATGAAAGAAGGATCAGCCTTAAACTCCTTCGCCTCCCGGTATCCTGACAGATTTTTTGACGTCGGTATAGCGGAAGAGCATATGATGACTTTATCCGCAGGTATGGCAGCTGGAGGACTTAGGCCTGTCGCTTTTATATACTCGACTTTTCTGCAAAGGGCTATGGATCAACTTAGTCATGACGTATGCATTCAATCTCTTCCCGTTCTTATCGCGGTAGACCGAGCTGGAATGATAGGGGAGGACGGTGAAACCCATCAAGGGTTGTCGGATATAACCTGGTGTCGATCGATACCTAACCTGGTATTTCAGGCTCCTAGGGATCTGGTAGACCTTGAGATTATGATCGAAGAAGCTATGAAAAGATCCGGTGCTACCGCCATAAGATACCCCAGGGGATCGGTGGTTCAGGCTCTCTGTAGAGATAATCTCAAAAAAACAGGAGGTATAAAGGCGGAGGTTCTCTACGCACCTCAAGGAGAGACACTTTTTATGGGGATAGGAAAAACCGTTCATTTTCTAAACGAAGCCCGAAACGAGGCTATCGAGAAGGGCTTTGTCGATCCAGGCCTGGTGGACCTAAGGACTATTACCCCTGTGGACTGGGATACTATAGACCCTTTGATGATGAAAGGATATCGCATTTTAATAGCGGAGGATGGATATCTCACCGGAGGAATTGGAGAGGCTATAGCCGCCAGAGCCACCGAAATAGGGGCCTCCTGTTCCATCGAACTCATGGGTGTTAGTAACATGTTCTTGCCTCATGGAACCGTAAACGATCAGTGGAATCTGTGTGGTATGACTATAGACAAGGCGGTGGCTTTCTGCGGTGAAAAAACAGAGAGAAAGACTGGATAA